From the genome of Streptomyces spinoverrucosus:
ACCTGGGCCTGCACCGCCTGGAACTCGGGCACGCCGTGGGCCACGACGCCTCCTGCCGCGTAGCCGACCGCTGCGGCTTCCCGTACGAGGGGACCCTGCGCGGCGCGATGTGGGAGGCGGACCGCCGCGACGCCTTCCGGGACGTCCACCTGCACGCCCGCCTGGCGACCGACCCGGAGGCCGGTGCGGTGGTGGTCGAGCCATGAGGCCCGCATCCGGCGACGACGGGGCCGCGCCCGGCGCCGCCACCTGGATCCTCACCGAGGACCTCGACGCCTTCCTCACCCACGCCGGCCCCTTCCTGCGCTCCCGCCCCGCCCGGCACACCGTCCCCCTCAGCGTGACCGACGAGCTGCGCAGGCGTGGACTCCACATGTACGGGGACAAGGCCCCGGTGTTCGGCTTCCTGGAGCGTGCCGGAGCCGTCCGAGCGGTCTGCTTCCGTACGCCCCCGCACGGCCTGTACCTCACCGCCCTCGCCCCCGACGAGGCCGACGCCCTCGCCGCCCACCTGACGGCCCGGTCGGAGCGGCTTCCCGGCGTCGCCGGTGACCGCGACACCGCCGCCGCCTTCGCCGAGGCCTGGCGCCGGCACACGGGCGCCGCCTCGGCACTCCTCCAACGCCAGCTGCTCTACCGGCTCGGCACGCTGACGGTCCCGGAGCCCGCCCCGCCCGGCCGGGCGAGGGTGGCAGACGAGCGGGACCGGGAACAACTCGCCCGCTGGTACGTCGAGTTCACCGAGGACGTGGGCGGGACCCCGGCCCGGGACCCGGCCGCGTGGGCCGACGCCCGCGTCGCCCACGGCGGCGTCACCCTCTGGGAGAGGCCCGACGGCACCCCCGTCGCCATGGCCTGCGTGACGCCCGAGATCGCCGGTCAGGTACGGGTGGCGCACGTCTACACCCCGGCTCCCTTCCGGCGACGCGGCTACGCCGGTGCCGTGACGGCCGAGGTGAGCCGCACCGCGGTGGCGGCGGGCGCCGAGGAGGTACTGCTCTTCACCGACCTGGGCAATCCCACCAGCAACGGGCTGTACCGGCGGATCGGGTACGAGCCGGTGGCGGAGTTCGCGGCGTACGCCTTCGAAGGCAGGTAGGGCGGGGGGATCAGGGCCAGAGCAACTGCCTGGCCCACCCCTCACCACTGCTGACGTAGCGGAGCCGCACATGCCGCCGCCGCTCGTCACCCTGGAAGAACTCCACCTCGTCCGGGCGCAGCCGGTACAGCGTCCAGGTCGGGGACGGGGCCTGAGGGTCCTCCTGGGCGCGGGCCCAAGACGCCTCCGACGCCCGCGCGAGGTCCTCCAGGGAGTCCAGCGGCTCGCTCTGCCGTCCGGTCAGCGCGGCGGCCAGCGCGCCGGTCGAGCGGGCGTGCAGGTCGGCCAGGCTCTCGGCGGGCGGGGCGGTCGTGACCGGGCCGCGGACGCGGATCTGGCGGCCCTGGACGTGCCAGTAGAAGCCCAGTGCGGCGTACGGCCGCGTGGCGAGCTGTCGGCCCTTGCGGCTGGTCGCGTGCGTGGCGAAGGACCAGCAGTCCGCCTCCGCGCCGTGCAGCATCACCGTCCGTACGTCGGGCAGGCCCATCTCGTCCGACGTGGCCAGGGACATCGTGTGCGGCTCCGGTTGCCCCGCCGCCACCGCCTCCGCGAACCAGGTGGCGAACAGCGGCAGCGGGGCCGCGGGCGCGGCGGCCGGGTCGAAGGCGGGGAGGTCGGTGACCTGCGGGTCCCACACCCGCAGCGACTTCAGCAGCTCGTGAAGATCCGGTTCCATGCCCTCGAGTATCGGCCCCGGCGGGCTACACCGACCCGAGGTCCGACGACACCCACCGCTCCGGCCGCATCCGGATGACGACCATCTCGCCGTGGTTCTTCAGTGAGAAGTCGACGTACTCGTCGACCTTCTCGGCCGGGAGATAACGCGTCGAGATCTCGCGCAGCTTCTCCTCGGTGGCGGGGACGGTGTCCACGACCGGCCCCTCGACCGACACGTAGCGGACGGTGGGCTCCACCCGGTCGACCATCAGCGTGAAGCGTCCGGCCGCGCTGATCAGCTGGTGCTTGCGGGAGTCCTGGCCCGTCAGGATCCACGCGTCGCCGCCGGGCTCGTACTGGTACCAGATCGGCACGCTGAGCGGTGCCCGGCCCTCCTCCGCGGCCACCGCCAGGGCGGCGATGTGCGGCTCGGCCAGGAACTGCTCGCGCTCTTCGCGGGTCAGTGCCATACGGATCGCCTCCAGCGGCGTCGTCGTCGAACAGCCTGTGACCACCAGAACACCACGGGAGAAGCCGATGTTCCGTCAGCGACCCAGCACCACCGTCCCCGAAGAGCAGAACCAGCCCCCCGTCCCCGACGCCACCCCCAGCCGCGGCAGCCCCCCGTCTGCCCGGCGCACCTGCCGCGCCCCCGCCTCCCCGCGCACCTGCCGCACCGCCTCCACCAGCAGGAACAGTCCCCGCATCCCGGGATGCTGGGCCGACAGACCGCCCCCGTCGGTGTTCACCGGCAGCTCCCCGCCCTCGACCCTGAGCCGCCCCTTCTCGACGAACGCGCCGCCCTCGCCCTTCCCGCAGAAGCCCAGGTCCTCCAGCGTCACCAGCGTCATGTACGTGAAGGCGTCGTAGATCTCGGCGAAGTCGATCTCCGCCGGCCGCACCCCGGCCCGCTCGAACGCCAGCCGCCCGCTCACCGCCGCCGGGGACCGGGTGAAGTCCGGCCACTCGGACATCGCGGAGTGCGAGACGTGCTCGCCGGTGCCGAGGATCCACACCGGAGCGGTACGGCAGTCCCGTGCGACGTCCTCCGCGGCCAGCAGGACCGCCGCGCCGCCGTCGGAGCGGATGCAGCAGTGCAGTTTGGTGAAGGGGTCCGCGATCATCGGGCCGGCCAGGACGTCGTCGACGGTGATCGGCGTGCGGAACATGGCCCGCGGGTTCAGCGCCGCGTTCGCCCGCGCCTGCACCGCCACGTCCGCCAGCTGCTCGATCGTCGTTCCGTACTCGATCATGTGACGGCGGGCCGCCATCGCGTACTTGGCGATCAGGGTGTGGCCGTACGGCACCTCGAACTGCAGCGGGCCGCGCGCGCCGAAGGAGAGGTTTCCGGTGCGCCGCCCGGCCTTCACGTCCGCGCGGGCCGTCGAGCCGTACACCAGCAGCACCGCCCGCGCGTGCCCGGCCGCGATCGCGTCCGCCGCGTGCGCCGCCATCACCTCCCACGTCGAACCGCCGACCGACGTGGAGTCGACCCAGGTGGGGCGCAGGCCCAGGTACTCGGCCACCTCCACCGGCGCCAGGACACCCGTGCCGGCCGAGGCGAAGCCGTCGACGACCGTCCGGTCCAGCCCGGCGTCCGCGAGGGCCCGGCGGGCCGCCTGGGCGTGCAGGGTGTACGGGGTTGCCTCGTCGACACGGCCGCAGTCGGACAGGGACACGCCCACCACGGCGACTTTCCGGGTAGCAGCAGCCATGTTTCTGACGGTACATCAGAAACAGGTCTGGGCGGTTGGCTGCCGTCGGCCTAATATGACAGGCCGTCAGATCAAGGAGGTCGTTCATGGACGCCGGCTTCACCCCCGAGCAGGACGAGATCCGCCGCACCCTCCGTGAACTGCTCCGCCGCCGCTGCACCCCCGAGCGGCTCCGCGCCGCCCTCGACACCCCGGCCGGACACGACCCCGCCCTCTGGACCGCCCTCGCCGAACAGCTCGGCCTGCCCGGGCTCGCCCTCCCCGAGGCGTACGGCGGTGTCGGCTGCTCGGCGACCGAACTCGCCCTCGCCGCCGAGGAGACGGGCCGCGCACTGGCCCCGTCGCCCTTGACCGCCACCGCCGTCCTCGCCGCGCCCCTCCTCCACGCGCTCGGCACCGACGCCCAGCGCGCCGAGCTGCTCCCGCGCATCACCTCCGGCGACCTCACCGCCGCCCTCGCCGTCCCCGGCCCCCGCCTCGCCACCGCCCTCGCGCTGACCGGCGACAACGCGGGCGACTGGGCCGGTGGCGGCCGGGCGGGTGGCGTGCAGGCGCGACGGGCGGACGGTGGCTGGCGGCTGTACGGGGAGGTCGACCAGGTGCTGGACGGCCACAGCGCCGGGCTGCTGGTGGTCGCCGCGCACACCGGGGGGTTCGCCCGGTCGCGGACGCTGCTGTTCCTCGTACCCGGGGATGCCGCCGGACTGACCCGCGTACGGCAGACCGCCCTCGACGCGACCCGGCCACGGGCGCGGATCCAACTGCGAGATACGGAAGCCGAGTTGCTGGGCGTCGAGCAGTCTTCGGCCCTTGCCGCACTCGCCGCCCTCGGCGACACCGCCGCGGCCGTCCTTGCCGCCGAGGCCGTCGGCGCCGCCGACCGTGTCCTGGAGCGGACCGTCGAACACGTCGGGCAGCGCGAGCAGTTCGGGCGGCCCATCGGCTCCTTCCAGGCCGTCAAGCACCGGCTGGCCGACGTGTACGTGCAGGTGCAGGCGGCGCGCTCGGCGGCGTACTACGCGGCCTGGGCGACCGTCCACGGCGAACAGGTCGGCGGGCTCGCGCTCGCCCAGGCGCTGGAGGCGCTGCGGACCGCCGCCGCCGAGGGGATTCAACTGCACGGCGGCCTCGGATTCACCTGGGAGCACGACGCCCACCTGTACTTCAAGCGCGCGGCCGGCGACGAGCTGCTGTTCGGGCCGGTGCACCGGCTGCGCGCGCATGCCGCCGAGGCGGCGCGGCTGTTCGAGCGGGTGGAGGTGGCCGTCTGATGGGTGTCGCCGGGATCGTCCAGAAGGTCTCCTCGACCAGGGGCTTCGCGAAGGCGGCGCCGTACGTCGTGCCCGCCCTCGACCGGGCCGTCCACCGCCTCACCCGAGGAAAGGTGCTGCTCAGCGCGGTCCTGCTGCCGGGCGTGATCCTGACCGCCACCGGCGCGCGGAGCGGGCGGCGGCGCCGTACGCCGCTGGCCTGTATGCCGGAGGAGGGCGGGCGGAGCTGGATCCTGGTCGGTTCCAACTTCGGCCGGACGGATCACCCCGCCTGGACCCACAACCTGCTCGCCCACCCGGAGGCCGAGATCAGCTGGCGGGGCCAGGACATACCGGTCACCGCCACGCTTCTGACGGACGTGGAACGGGCGAGGGCCTGGCGGGCGGTGCTGGCGTTCTGGCCGCCGTACGCGACGTATCAGCGGCGGGTGGAGCGGGAGATCCGGCTGTTCAGACTTGTCCGGCGCTGACCTCTACAGCGTCGCCAGCCGCTGTACGAGGAGAAACGCCCCGATCCCCAGCATCGCCGCCCCGGACGTGCGGGCCACCGCCCGCGCCGCCGCCGGGCGCGCCCCCAGCACCGCGCGTGCCGCGAGCCCGACGCCGAGGTAGACCACGGCACAGCACGCCATGTGCAGTAGCCCGAGGGCGGCGGTCTGGGCCGGGACCGGCAGGTGCCCGGGGCCCAGTGCGAGGAACTGCGGGAGGACCGAGAGGTAGAGCAGCAGCCCCTTGGGGTTGAGCCCGCTGATCATCGCGCCGCGCAGGAACACCCGGCCACCGGCCACCGGGGCGTCCCCGGCCTCAGGCGTGCCCGGGCGGCGCAGCACGCCCCACCCCAGCCACGCCAGATACGCCGCTCCGACCACCGTCAGTGCCGTGAGCAGGACCGGCGACCCCGCCACCAGGACCGCCAGGCCCGCCGCCGCGAGCAGCGTGTGCAGCGCGTAGCCGCTGACCAGGCCCGCCACCGCCGTGACCGGCGAGCGGTCGCGCAGACCGGCCGAGATCACATACGCCCAGTCCGCGCCCGGTACGCACACCAGCAGCAGGTCGAGGGCGAGGAAGGAGATCAGGGTTGCGGAGTCCATGCTGGGGAGATTAGGCGGGAAGCGCCCGAAAGTGTTCCCGAAGTTTCCCCCTGATCGGCGCGAAATGGGGGAGAATCTTGCTCATGGACGACATGGACCGGAAGATTCTTGCGGAGCTTCAGCAGGACGGGCGGCTGACCGTGACCGAGCTGGCCGCGCGGGTGCGGCTGAGTGTCTCGCCGTGCCATCGGCGGCTGCGGGAGCTGGAGCGGTCGGGGGCGATCAGCGGGTACCGGGCCGTGGTCGATCCGGGGGCCGTGGGGCTGACCTTCGAGGCGCTGGTCTTCGTGTCCATGCGGCAGGAGGACCGGGACACGGTCGCCGAGTTCGAGAAGGCGGTCAGCGAGGTGGAGCACGTGCTGGACGCGCAGCGGCTGTTCGGGGAGCCGGACTATCTGCTGCGGGTGGCCACCGCGGACCTCGCCGCGTTCCAGCGGCTGTACGACGAGCGGCTGGCGACGCTGCCGGGGGTGCAGCGGCTGACGTCGACGCTGGTGATGAAGCACGTGGTCAAGGACCGGCCGTTGCCGGCGTGATGCGTGACAGGCGTGGCCCGCTCCGGTGGACCGCCGCCTGCCTGACAGGACTTGGAGGGAAAGGAAGGGAAAGGAAGGGGATGGGAGAAAAGGGGAAAGGGGGAAAGGGGTGCTCGCGGTTACTTGGTCGGCTTCTTTCCGGTGATGCCCAGGTGCACCAACAAGGCGAGATTCGGCTTGAGTTCGGCCTGCTTGACGCCCCAGCTCTGGAAGCCCTTCTGGTGCGAGGCCACCGCCGCGAGCATCGCGACCAGGGAACCGGCGATCGCCGCCGGGTTCACGTCCTTGTCGACGCGGCCTTTGGACTGGAGTTCGGTGACGGCGTCCACCAGGGAGTTGTTCACGGAGTTGAGGATCTTCATGCGGATCTTGTAGAACCGCTTGTCCCCCTCGGCGGCGCCGAGATCGACGACGCGCAGAATCGCGTCGTTCTTGCGCCAGAACTCCAGGAAGCCGTCGACGAGTTCCTGGGCGGTCTGCCAGCCGGCCTTGCCGGTCCAGGTGCGGCCTTCGAGCAGTTCCGTCAATCCGGCGCCCTCGGCGGCCATTTGCTCGGCGATCTCCAGGACGGCGCCCTCGACGTCCGGGAAGTACTGGTAGAAGGTCGCCGGCGAAGTGCCCGCCTTCCGGGCGACATCGATGACCTTGACGTCCCGGTAGGGAGAGGAGCTGAGCATCTCGCTGAGGCAGTCGAGCAGCTTCTGCCGCGTCGCCTGCCCGCGCCGACCGGCCACGCGGCCGTCGACGGTACGCACTTGTCCTGTCATGCCGTCAGCTTACCGAGGGGTGATGGGAGCGCGATTCGGCCGACTGCAAATGGGGTGCACGGGGGAACGGAGCGCGGTGTGGCCGGTGAGCGGGGTGTCGGCGGCGCCGTTACTTTGGCGGCATGGCCGAAAACAGCACATCTGCTCGCGAAGCGGCGTACCCCGAGGGTGTCCCGTGCTGGGTGGACGCGCAGCTCGCCGACGTCGAGGCGGGCAAGCGGTTCTACGGTGAGCTCTTCGGGTGGTCCTTCCAGCCGTCGTACGGCGGAACCGTGTGGGCCCACCGCGAGGGCGAGCCCGTCGCCGCGCTCGCGCAGAAGGCGGACGGCCGGCTGCCCACTGTCTGGACGGTGTACTTCGCGACGCCGGACGCCGAGGTGCTCACCGGGCGGATCCGGGCGGCCGGCGGCCAGGTGGTCACCGCGCCGATGCCGGTCGGCGAGCTGGGCGTCGCCGCGCTGGCCACCGACCCCGAGGGCGCGGTGTTCGGCCTGTGGCAGCCGGGAACGCACACCGGCTTCGGCGTGCGGCACGAGCCCGGCGCCTTCGTCTGGGCGGAGCTGTACGCCCGCGACACCGACGCCGCCAACACCTTCTACGGCGATCTCTTCCACGACGCCCTGTTCGGGCCGGACGCCGAGCCCGACTTCGGCCGCGCGCCGCTCACCGAGGTCTTCCCGGCCGAGATGCCGCCGCACTTCGTCGTCCACTTCGGGGTGGCGGACTGCGAGGCCGCGCTCACCGAGGTGATCCGGCTGGGCGGCCGGATCCAGGCGGGACCTTTCGACACCTCGTACGGCACGGTGGGGGTGGCCACGGACGACCAGGGCGCGTCGTTCGCGGTGCTCCAGCGCTGACCCACCGCCGATCCGGCGTGACTCGGCGGGCTTTGCGCCACCACTTGTCCGGGGATGCGCCTGCACTTGTCCGGTTATGGGGTGAGACACCCGATATATCACCGGGTTCGCAACCTGTGGCCGGGACAGGAAGAATCGGGGTGCGTGCCGCCACGGCGGTGCGGTGGTGAGACGCTGCACGGGGTCGCGTACATATGTGGGTGACGCGGCTCGTACGGGGAGGTGGCAGGCAAGTGGTGGATCAGCTGACGCAGCACGATCCGCGGCGGATCGGGCCGTTCGAGGTGCTGGGACGGCTGGGTGCCGGCGGCATGGGGCTGGTCTATCTCGCGCGCTCGGCGTCCGGCCGGCGCGTGGCGATCAAGACCGTGCGCACGGAGCTCGCCGAGGACCAGCTGTTCCGCGTCCGCTTCACGCGCGAGGTCGAGGCGGCCCGCGCGGTCTCCGGCTTCTACACGGCGGCCGTGGTCGACGCCGACCCGCGCGCCGCCGTGCCGTGGCTGGCGACCGCGTACGTCCCCGCGCCCTCGCTCGAGGAGATAGTGAACGACTGCGGGCCGCTCCCGGCCCAGGCGGTGCGCTGGCTGGCCGCGGGCGTCGCGGAGGCGCTCCAGTCGATCCACGGCGCCGGGCTGGTCCACCGTGACCTCAAGCCCTCCAACGTCCTCGTCGTCGAGGACGGCCCCCGGGTGATCGACTTCGGTATCGCCTCCGGCGTCTCGAACACCCGTCTGACCATGACGAACGTGGCCGTCGGCACCCCCGCCTACATGTCGCCCGAGCAGGCGAAGGACTCGCGCAGCGTGACCGGCGCGAGCGATGTCTTCTCGCTCGGCTCGATGCTGGTGTTCGCCGCCACCGGCCACCCGCCCTTCCACGGCGCCAACCCGGTCGAGACGGTCTTCATGCTGCTCAGAGAAGGCCCGGACCTCGAAGGGCTCCCGGACGAGCTGCGCCCGCTCATCGAGTCCTGTATGCAGATGGACCCGACCGCCCGCCCCAACCCCGCCGACCTCCAGGCCCAGCTCGCCCCGCACCTGTTCGGCTCCGGCTCCGACGACAGCGGTACGGCGTCGGCGTGGCTGCCCGAGAAGGCGGTCGCCCTCATCGAGGCCCGCCGCGGCGGCCGCCCCGCCGCCAAGCCCGCGTCCGGCGCGAGCCGCGGCTCCGGCCGCCCGCCCGCCGTGCCGCCACCGCCCTCGCACGACCCCGCCGTCCCGGCGCCGCCCGTCTCCGCCCCGCCGGTGCCCGCACCGGTCGGCGCCCCCGACAGCGGCCCGGTCCGGCTGGCCGGCGCCGCCGTGCCCATCGGCCCCGGCCCGCGCGTCGCCGACGCCCGCGCCGCCGCCGTCAAGGCGCCCCCGCCCGAGGCGGGCCTGGTCGCCTCCTGGGCCAAGCCGCGCCCCGGCGTCAACGGCGCCGAGCCGGCCGTACCCACGCCGCCGCCCCAGGCGCTCCCGGAGAGCCCGGCGGGCTGGCGGCCGTGGCGGTTCCGGATGTCCAACGACGTCTGGGGCACGCCGGCCGTCGCCGACGACCTCGTCTACGTCACCTCCTTCGAGGTGCACGCCCTCGACGTGGCCACCGGCCGACGCCGCTTCAAGACCCGGGACGTGGCCTGGTCGATGGCGGTCGCGGACGGGCGGATCCACGCCTCCGACGGCCCCACCCTGTTCGCCCTGGACGCCCGCGAGGGCAGCGACCTGTGGCGGCTGTCCACGGACGCCTGGGTGTACTCCCTGAAGGCCGAGCGCGGCACCGTCGTCACCGGCACCCGCGGCGGCGGCGTCCAGGCCTGGGAGGCCGGCAGCGGCCGCAAGCTGTGGGAGATCACCGGCTGCCAGAGCGACTTCGAGTCCCCCGAGGCCGGCCCCGCCCTGCACGACGGCACCGTGTACGTCTGGCAGGACGCCCGCCTGCGCGCCCTGGACGCCCGCACCGGCGACGAGCGCTGGTCGTACCCGATCGGCGACGCGGCCTCCTGCGGCGGCGTCCCGGTCCGCGTCGCGCCCGCCCCCGACGGCTACGTGTACATCACCGCGGGCACCCGCGTCCTCGCCGTCGACATCCAAGCGGGCCACGTCCGCTGGCACTTCGAGGCGCCGGCCGTCTTCCTCTCCCCGCCCACCTTCGCGCCCGGCCCCGCCGTCACCGGTGGCG
Proteins encoded in this window:
- a CDS encoding GNAT family N-acetyltransferase, producing MRPASGDDGAAPGAATWILTEDLDAFLTHAGPFLRSRPARHTVPLSVTDELRRRGLHMYGDKAPVFGFLERAGAVRAVCFRTPPHGLYLTALAPDEADALAAHLTARSERLPGVAGDRDTAAAFAEAWRRHTGAASALLQRQLLYRLGTLTVPEPAPPGRARVADERDREQLARWYVEFTEDVGGTPARDPAAWADARVAHGGVTLWERPDGTPVAMACVTPEIAGQVRVAHVYTPAPFRRRGYAGAVTAEVSRTAVAAGAEEVLLFTDLGNPTSNGLYRRIGYEPVAEFAAYAFEGR
- a CDS encoding pyridoxine/pyridoxamine 5'-phosphate oxidase yields the protein MEPDLHELLKSLRVWDPQVTDLPAFDPAAAPAAPLPLFATWFAEAVAAGQPEPHTMSLATSDEMGLPDVRTVMLHGAEADCWSFATHATSRKGRQLATRPYAALGFYWHVQGRQIRVRGPVTTAPPAESLADLHARSTGALAAALTGRQSEPLDSLEDLARASEASWARAQEDPQAPSPTWTLYRLRPDEVEFFQGDERRRHVRLRYVSSGEGWARQLLWP
- a CDS encoding pyridoxamine 5'-phosphate oxidase family protein encodes the protein MALTREEREQFLAEPHIAALAVAAEEGRAPLSVPIWYQYEPGGDAWILTGQDSRKHQLISAAGRFTLMVDRVEPTVRYVSVEGPVVDTVPATEEKLREISTRYLPAEKVDEYVDFSLKNHGEMVVIRMRPERWVSSDLGSV
- a CDS encoding thiolase C-terminal domain-containing protein, with protein sequence MAAATRKVAVVGVSLSDCGRVDEATPYTLHAQAARRALADAGLDRTVVDGFASAGTGVLAPVEVAEYLGLRPTWVDSTSVGGSTWEVMAAHAADAIAAGHARAVLLVYGSTARADVKAGRRTGNLSFGARGPLQFEVPYGHTLIAKYAMAARRHMIEYGTTIEQLADVAVQARANAALNPRAMFRTPITVDDVLAGPMIADPFTKLHCCIRSDGGAAVLLAAEDVARDCRTAPVWILGTGEHVSHSAMSEWPDFTRSPAAVSGRLAFERAGVRPAEIDFAEIYDAFTYMTLVTLEDLGFCGKGEGGAFVEKGRLRVEGGELPVNTDGGGLSAQHPGMRGLFLLVEAVRQVRGEAGARQVRRADGGLPRLGVASGTGGWFCSSGTVVLGR
- a CDS encoding acyl-CoA dehydrogenase family protein; its protein translation is MDAGFTPEQDEIRRTLRELLRRRCTPERLRAALDTPAGHDPALWTALAEQLGLPGLALPEAYGGVGCSATELALAAEETGRALAPSPLTATAVLAAPLLHALGTDAQRAELLPRITSGDLTAALAVPGPRLATALALTGDNAGDWAGGGRAGGVQARRADGGWRLYGEVDQVLDGHSAGLLVVAAHTGGFARSRTLLFLVPGDAAGLTRVRQTALDATRPRARIQLRDTEAELLGVEQSSALAALAALGDTAAAVLAAEAVGAADRVLERTVEHVGQREQFGRPIGSFQAVKHRLADVYVQVQAARSAAYYAAWATVHGEQVGGLALAQALEALRTAAAEGIQLHGGLGFTWEHDAHLYFKRAAGDELLFGPVHRLRAHAAEAARLFERVEVAV
- a CDS encoding nitroreductase/quinone reductase family protein translates to MGVAGIVQKVSSTRGFAKAAPYVVPALDRAVHRLTRGKVLLSAVLLPGVILTATGARSGRRRRTPLACMPEEGGRSWILVGSNFGRTDHPAWTHNLLAHPEAEISWRGQDIPVTATLLTDVERARAWRAVLAFWPPYATYQRRVEREIRLFRLVRR
- a CDS encoding LysE family translocator: MDSATLISFLALDLLLVCVPGADWAYVISAGLRDRSPVTAVAGLVSGYALHTLLAAAGLAVLVAGSPVLLTALTVVGAAYLAWLGWGVLRRPGTPEAGDAPVAGGRVFLRGAMISGLNPKGLLLYLSVLPQFLALGPGHLPVPAQTAALGLLHMACCAVVYLGVGLAARAVLGARPAAARAVARTSGAAMLGIGAFLLVQRLATL
- a CDS encoding Lrp/AsnC family transcriptional regulator — protein: MDDMDRKILAELQQDGRLTVTELAARVRLSVSPCHRRLRELERSGAISGYRAVVDPGAVGLTFEALVFVSMRQEDRDTVAEFEKAVSEVEHVLDAQRLFGEPDYLLRVATADLAAFQRLYDERLATLPGVQRLTSTLVMKHVVKDRPLPA
- a CDS encoding TetR family transcriptional regulator — its product is MRTVDGRVAGRRGQATRQKLLDCLSEMLSSSPYRDVKVIDVARKAGTSPATFYQYFPDVEGAVLEIAEQMAAEGAGLTELLEGRTWTGKAGWQTAQELVDGFLEFWRKNDAILRVVDLGAAEGDKRFYKIRMKILNSVNNSLVDAVTELQSKGRVDKDVNPAAIAGSLVAMLAAVASHQKGFQSWGVKQAELKPNLALLVHLGITGKKPTK
- a CDS encoding VOC family protein, with amino-acid sequence MAENSTSAREAAYPEGVPCWVDAQLADVEAGKRFYGELFGWSFQPSYGGTVWAHREGEPVAALAQKADGRLPTVWTVYFATPDAEVLTGRIRAAGGQVVTAPMPVGELGVAALATDPEGAVFGLWQPGTHTGFGVRHEPGAFVWAELYARDTDAANTFYGDLFHDALFGPDAEPDFGRAPLTEVFPAEMPPHFVVHFGVADCEAALTEVIRLGGRIQAGPFDTSYGTVGVATDDQGASFAVLQR
- a CDS encoding outer membrane protein assembly factor BamB family protein, whose product is MVDQLTQHDPRRIGPFEVLGRLGAGGMGLVYLARSASGRRVAIKTVRTELAEDQLFRVRFTREVEAARAVSGFYTAAVVDADPRAAVPWLATAYVPAPSLEEIVNDCGPLPAQAVRWLAAGVAEALQSIHGAGLVHRDLKPSNVLVVEDGPRVIDFGIASGVSNTRLTMTNVAVGTPAYMSPEQAKDSRSVTGASDVFSLGSMLVFAATGHPPFHGANPVETVFMLLREGPDLEGLPDELRPLIESCMQMDPTARPNPADLQAQLAPHLFGSGSDDSGTASAWLPEKAVALIEARRGGRPAAKPASGASRGSGRPPAVPPPPSHDPAVPAPPVSAPPVPAPVGAPDSGPVRLAGAAVPIGPGPRVADARAAAVKAPPPEAGLVASWAKPRPGVNGAEPAVPTPPPQALPESPAGWRPWRFRMSNDVWGTPAVADDLVYVTSFEVHALDVATGRRRFKTRDVAWSMAVADGRIHASDGPTLFALDAREGSDLWRLSTDAWVYSLKAERGTVVTGTRGGGVQAWEAGSGRKLWEITGCQSDFESPEAGPALHDGTVYVWQDARLRALDARTGDERWSYPIGDAASCGGVPVRVAPAPDGYVYITAGTRVLAVDIQAGHVRWHFEAPAVFLSPPTFAPGPAVTGGGIYLADYLGTVYALDATDGRDRWRIATEARTSVDPVLVAAGHVHVGSGTGLYTLDAVTGTPKWRFQAGGDVVGAPSVAEGRIHFGATDHLLYTLKADDGRLRWKLATGGEITGSPVVKDGIVYACSKDRCVYALDAEKGTGTARTA